From Acidipropionibacterium acidipropionici, one genomic window encodes:
- a CDS encoding carbohydrate ABC transporter permease, with translation MTRKSPVTSAAPPASAARAPMSTRTFNAIALVVLIVFAVIWLIPSLFALKTSLTDNGVAALGAREILKNWNPTVHSFASLLGGSDIWNWYLASGITSVLTTILTVVFASMAAFSLSRLTFRGSNVVLTMILLGIMIPAQVLIVPIFQELNAIGLLNTYWSVIFPQVPAVIAVFIFKQFFDGIPKDFEEAARIDGASVWKVYTRVVMPLSRPVIAAVTVLTFVGVWNNLLLPLYVLSNPGLMTIPVGLATTQGSYGLRYADIQAGALLAALPLIIIYLIFQRQIVEGVAGSGLKG, from the coding sequence ATGACCCGGAAATCTCCGGTCACCAGTGCCGCCCCGCCGGCGTCGGCAGCCAGGGCACCGATGAGCACGCGGACCTTCAACGCGATCGCCCTGGTCGTCCTCATCGTCTTCGCCGTCATCTGGCTGATACCCAGCCTCTTCGCTCTCAAGACCTCGCTGACCGACAACGGCGTGGCAGCCCTCGGAGCCAGGGAGATCCTCAAGAACTGGAACCCGACCGTCCACTCGTTCGCATCGCTTCTGGGCGGTTCGGACATCTGGAACTGGTACCTGGCGAGCGGTATCACTTCGGTCCTGACGACGATTCTCACCGTCGTGTTCGCCTCGATGGCCGCCTTCTCGTTGTCGAGGCTGACCTTCCGCGGGTCGAACGTCGTCCTCACGATGATCCTGCTGGGGATCATGATCCCGGCTCAGGTACTCATCGTGCCGATCTTCCAGGAGTTGAACGCCATCGGCCTGCTGAACACCTACTGGTCGGTGATCTTCCCGCAGGTTCCGGCGGTCATCGCGGTGTTCATCTTCAAGCAGTTCTTCGACGGCATCCCGAAGGATTTCGAGGAGGCCGCCCGTATCGACGGGGCGAGCGTCTGGAAGGTGTACACGCGTGTCGTGATGCCCCTGTCGCGCCCGGTCATCGCGGCCGTGACAGTGCTCACCTTCGTCGGAGTGTGGAACAACCTGCTGCTGCCGCTGTATGTGCTGTCCAACCCGGGGTTGATGACCATCCCCGTGGGTCTGGCCACCACTCAGGGCAGTTATGGGCTGAGGTACGCCGACATCCAGGCCGGCGCGCTGCTGGCCGCGCTGCCACTGATCATCATCTACCTCATCTTCCAGCGGCAGATCGTCGAAGGGGTTGCCGGAAGCGGCCTCAAGGGCTGA
- a CDS encoding carbohydrate ABC transporter permease translates to MGLKNYAEMFSRADFWDAMWHTVLFTIYTTPPLVILAFVLAVLSNRMRRGQWFYRLAFFLPYILPSATISLIWVFIFTPATGLWAWVQELLGMTPGTGILSGEHTAMIGIAIATVWWTLGFNFVLYLAGLQEIPREIYEAAAVDGATEWQQILRITIPLLGRTTGLVLLLQIIASLKIFDQVYLMTNGGPGTSTQVALQLVTGVAFTDNRTGAASAASVLVFILIMIVAGVRQLVGRISARNEA, encoded by the coding sequence GTGGGTCTCAAGAATTACGCCGAGATGTTCAGCAGGGCGGACTTCTGGGACGCCATGTGGCACACCGTGCTCTTCACGATCTACACGACGCCGCCGCTGGTCATCCTGGCCTTCGTCCTCGCCGTCCTGTCCAACCGGATGAGGCGCGGACAGTGGTTCTACCGGTTGGCGTTCTTCCTGCCGTACATCCTGCCTTCGGCGACGATCTCCCTCATCTGGGTGTTCATCTTCACTCCGGCCACCGGATTGTGGGCCTGGGTTCAGGAGCTGCTCGGCATGACGCCCGGCACGGGAATCCTGTCGGGGGAGCACACCGCGATGATCGGCATCGCGATCGCCACGGTCTGGTGGACTCTCGGATTCAACTTCGTGCTGTATCTGGCCGGGCTCCAGGAGATCCCGCGCGAGATCTACGAGGCCGCGGCGGTCGACGGCGCCACTGAGTGGCAGCAGATCCTCAGGATCACGATCCCTCTGCTGGGTAGGACCACGGGGCTGGTCCTTCTTCTTCAGATCATCGCGAGCCTCAAGATCTTCGATCAGGTCTATCTCATGACGAACGGCGGACCGGGCACCTCGACGCAGGTCGCACTCCAGCTCGTGACCGGGGTGGCCTTCACCGACAACCGGACGGGTGCCGCGTCGGCGGCCAGTGTCCTGGTGTTCATCCTGATCATGATTGTCGCCGGGGTGCGGCAGCTGGTGGGCCGGATCTCGGCCAGGAACGAGGCATGA
- a CDS encoding glycoside hydrolase family 127 protein encodes MMTSTCTPVLPGSGDLHPLGIHDVDITDGFWHRMQTTNRDAIVPHIAEWEERTGWLHNFDAVADGSIAGCRTGREFADSEVYKFLESLAWQIGDDDSSPLTELFDSIVARVAGAQCDDGYLNTCFGSPGQRPRYSDLEWGHELYCYGHLIQAGVARLRSGHHDALRAADHICRTFGPGGLERVCGHPEIEVALVELYRATGERRYLDQARLFLERRGHHTLADIEFGRRYFLDDTPIRRASVLRGHAVRALYLASGAIDAAAETGDSELLGIVEGQYRSALARRTYLTGGMGSHHQDEAFGDDFELPPDRAYCETCAGIGSVMVAWRLLLATGDISLADVIERTLYNVVAVSPRLDGRAFFYTNPLHQRVRAEEVADDRPSPRAEAQLRAPWFEVSCCPTNVSRTLAQLGAYLATTSADGLQLLQYAAGRISTALPGGGRVTVRVDTHYPDDGRIAVTVEQAPAEPWQLTLRIPRWAGGATVTVGGQTRTAEAPAHVVSGLVAGGTVVLDLPMAPRFTFPDPRIDAVRGSVAVELGPLVLCAESVDLPGDLALDAVAVDAGAAPVAADDGAEVRAMRVPVDDLATSAYGPDRPSGGRGEPRVLRLVPYYRWANRGPSTMRVWLPTLP; translated from the coding sequence ATGATGACCTCGACCTGCACCCCGGTCCTGCCCGGATCCGGAGACCTGCACCCGCTCGGCATCCACGATGTCGACATCACCGACGGGTTCTGGCACCGGATGCAGACCACCAACCGCGACGCCATCGTCCCCCACATCGCCGAGTGGGAGGAGCGCACCGGATGGCTCCACAACTTCGACGCCGTGGCCGACGGCTCCATCGCCGGCTGCCGCACGGGACGGGAGTTCGCCGACTCCGAGGTCTACAAGTTCCTCGAGTCCCTGGCCTGGCAGATCGGCGACGACGACTCGTCACCGCTCACCGAGCTCTTCGACTCGATCGTCGCCCGGGTGGCCGGCGCCCAGTGCGACGACGGGTACCTCAACACCTGTTTCGGCAGCCCCGGCCAGCGCCCCCGCTACTCGGATCTGGAGTGGGGCCACGAGCTGTACTGCTACGGACACCTCATCCAGGCCGGAGTCGCCCGGCTGCGCAGCGGGCATCACGACGCCCTGCGCGCGGCCGACCACATCTGCCGGACCTTCGGGCCCGGGGGTCTGGAGAGGGTCTGCGGCCACCCCGAGATCGAGGTCGCGCTGGTCGAGCTGTACCGCGCCACCGGGGAGCGCAGATACCTCGACCAGGCCCGTCTCTTCCTGGAGCGCCGGGGCCACCACACCCTCGCCGATATCGAGTTCGGCCGACGGTACTTCCTCGATGACACACCGATCCGCCGGGCCTCGGTCCTGCGCGGCCACGCCGTGCGGGCGCTGTATCTGGCGTCCGGTGCGATCGACGCCGCGGCGGAGACCGGCGACTCCGAACTCCTGGGGATCGTCGAGGGCCAGTACCGGTCGGCTCTGGCCCGCCGCACCTACCTCACCGGTGGAATGGGCTCCCATCACCAGGACGAGGCCTTCGGCGACGACTTCGAACTGCCGCCGGACCGCGCCTACTGCGAGACCTGCGCCGGCATCGGCTCGGTCATGGTGGCCTGGCGGCTGCTCCTGGCGACGGGCGATATCTCGCTGGCGGATGTCATCGAGCGCACCCTGTACAACGTGGTCGCCGTCTCCCCCCGGCTCGACGGGCGGGCCTTCTTCTACACCAATCCGCTGCACCAACGGGTCCGCGCCGAGGAGGTGGCCGACGACCGCCCCAGCCCGCGAGCCGAGGCCCAGCTGCGTGCGCCCTGGTTCGAGGTCTCCTGCTGCCCCACCAATGTGTCGCGCACCCTGGCCCAGCTGGGCGCCTACCTGGCCACCACCTCGGCCGACGGCCTCCAACTCCTCCAGTACGCCGCCGGCCGGATCAGCACCGCGCTGCCCGGCGGCGGACGCGTCACGGTCCGGGTGGACACCCACTACCCCGATGACGGCCGGATCGCGGTCACGGTGGAGCAGGCTCCCGCAGAGCCGTGGCAGTTGACGTTGCGGATACCCCGATGGGCCGGCGGGGCGACGGTAACGGTCGGCGGCCAGACGCGGACCGCCGAGGCGCCGGCACACGTCGTGTCCGGCCTGGTGGCCGGCGGCACCGTGGTGCTCGACCTGCCGATGGCCCCGCGGTTCACCTTCCCCGATCCGAGGATCGACGCCGTCCGGGGAAGTGTGGCGGTGGAGTTGGGACCGCTGGTGCTGTGCGCCGAGTCGGTCGACCTTCCCGGTGACCTCGCCCTGGACGCCGTGGCCGTCGATGCGGGCGCCGCTCCGGTCGCCGCCGACGACGGCGCTGAGGTGAGGGCGATGAGGGTGCCGGTCGACGACCTCGCCACCTCCGCCTACGGGCCAGATCGGCCCTCCGGGGGCCGAGGGGAGCCGCGGGTTCTGAGGCTCGTGCCGTACTACCGCTGGGCCAACCGCGGCCCCAGCACGATGCGGGTGTGGTTGCCGACCCTGCCGTAG
- a CDS encoding type 2 periplasmic-binding domain-containing protein, producing the protein MLFFNSEVCRKAGLLGADGDLKELQGLEDFEAALKAISAVTGGTAITVANVGGETATPWRLSWTLYNQRQGATPFISGGGTKLTVDEDLFVDTVTRIQSWVRKGWLNKGLDYATAQTYMFTGKAGMYLQGEWEISTAQSVKGLHFGMTRIPTVYDRPAAQADSHCFIIPRKKRTDEQRHQVMLFIKKMLEQSMTWAEGGHIPAYQPVARSTAYRDLSPQSNYSSAADVAVYDDPTWYGGSGSTFENIVGAQLGLAQQLSVTPQRALTVIKQQLRVYLDTESPL; encoded by the coding sequence GTGCTCTTCTTCAACTCCGAGGTCTGCAGGAAGGCCGGCCTCCTGGGAGCCGATGGAGATCTCAAGGAGCTCCAGGGGCTCGAGGACTTCGAGGCCGCGCTCAAGGCGATCAGCGCGGTGACCGGGGGAACGGCGATCACGGTTGCCAATGTGGGCGGTGAGACGGCCACACCTTGGCGGCTGTCCTGGACCCTGTACAACCAGCGCCAGGGAGCCACGCCGTTCATCTCGGGCGGTGGCACGAAGCTCACGGTCGATGAGGACCTGTTCGTCGACACTGTCACCAGGATCCAGAGCTGGGTGAGGAAGGGCTGGCTCAACAAGGGACTCGACTACGCCACCGCCCAGACCTACATGTTCACCGGCAAGGCGGGCATGTATCTGCAGGGCGAATGGGAGATCTCGACGGCCCAGTCCGTCAAGGGTCTGCACTTCGGCATGACGAGAATCCCCACCGTCTATGACAGGCCGGCCGCTCAGGCCGACTCCCACTGCTTCATCATCCCGCGCAAGAAGAGGACCGACGAGCAGCGTCACCAGGTGATGCTCTTCATCAAGAAGATGCTCGAGCAGAGCATGACCTGGGCGGAGGGGGGCCACATCCCCGCCTATCAGCCGGTCGCGAGAAGCACGGCCTATCGGGATCTGAGTCCTCAGTCGAACTACTCCTCGGCGGCAGACGTCGCGGTCTACGACGATCCGACCTGGTACGGCGGATCGGGGTCGACCTTCGAGAACATCGTGGGGGCTCAGCTCGGTCTGGCCCAGCAGCTCTCGGTGACTCCGCAGAGGGCACTGACCGTCATCAAGCAGCAACTCCGGGTGTACCTCGATACCGAGAGCCCCCTCTGA
- a CDS encoding carbohydrate ABC transporter permease: protein MTITSKNRAKARAGAGRRPGSTASRSQNRQGWAYVAPTAAVLLILFVAPIIVVIVMACSRWTLLDGSQGVNFPDNFTKVFSDPLLGTSIWFTVKYTVLTTVILMPIAYGLALLVQESRHWNSILRTAILVPSALGIASASLLFYALYSPQVGPINSILEKIGSTEAGASILGTPNGALWATILLVVWRFAGYYMLLTMVGLQAIPGDVYEAAKLDDDHRPAHLPRRLRDP from the coding sequence TTGACCATCACCAGTAAGAACCGGGCCAAGGCCCGGGCCGGCGCCGGGCGCCGGCCCGGCAGCACGGCGTCGAGAAGCCAGAACCGCCAGGGATGGGCCTACGTGGCCCCCACCGCGGCCGTCCTGCTCATCCTCTTCGTGGCCCCCATCATCGTCGTCATCGTCATGGCCTGTTCGCGGTGGACGCTGCTCGACGGGTCCCAGGGGGTGAACTTCCCCGACAACTTCACCAAGGTCTTCAGTGACCCGCTGCTGGGCACGTCGATCTGGTTCACCGTCAAGTACACCGTGCTCACCACCGTCATCCTGATGCCGATCGCCTACGGGCTGGCGCTGCTGGTCCAGGAGTCGCGTCACTGGAACAGCATCCTGCGCACCGCCATCCTGGTGCCCTCGGCGCTGGGCATCGCGTCGGCCTCCCTGCTCTTCTACGCCCTGTACTCACCCCAGGTCGGGCCGATCAACTCGATTCTCGAGAAGATCGGCTCCACCGAGGCGGGGGCATCGATTCTCGGCACTCCGAACGGAGCCCTGTGGGCCACCATCCTGCTGGTGGTCTGGCGATTCGCCGGCTACTACATGCTGCTCACCATGGTCGGGCTCCAGGCCATCCCCGGCGACGTCTATGAGGCGGCGAAACTCGACGATGACCATCGTCCAGCTCATCTACCGCGACGCCTTCGAGACCCGTAA
- a CDS encoding carbohydrate ABC transporter permease, with product MKPSATSRTVYYAVTALMAIVFILPLVWAVVSSISPNPGTAQTSGFGLGNYGTMLKYGLGIPVYLKNSIIVSVSATVFTLIVAATGGYAFARFTFVGKNVLFTVVLSVMMVPYAALLIPLLVWMKQLHLQNSLIGVALVLTLFQLPFSIFMMRNSFAAIPRELEEAAYMDGCGSFAAFLRVMLPSVRPGLVTVGLFTFLAAWNDFMVSLYLLSTEKAPLPLALVNMRQQTMGVIDYGSTTAGVVVLTLPAVVLFLALQRYYIQGFTSGAVKGRVLA from the coding sequence ATGAAACCCTCTGCCACCTCACGCACCGTCTACTACGCCGTCACCGCCCTCATGGCGATCGTCTTCATCCTCCCGCTCGTGTGGGCCGTGGTGAGCTCGATCTCCCCCAACCCGGGCACCGCTCAGACCAGTGGATTCGGGCTCGGCAACTACGGCACCATGCTCAAGTACGGACTGGGCATCCCGGTCTACCTCAAGAACTCCATCATCGTCTCGGTCTCGGCGACCGTCTTCACCCTGATCGTCGCGGCCACCGGGGGATACGCCTTCGCACGCTTCACCTTCGTCGGCAAGAACGTGCTGTTCACCGTCGTGCTGTCGGTCATGATGGTGCCCTACGCCGCCCTGCTCATCCCCCTGCTGGTGTGGATGAAGCAGCTCCACCTCCAGAACTCCCTCATCGGCGTGGCCCTGGTGCTGACCCTCTTCCAGCTGCCCTTCTCCATATTCATGATGCGCAACTCCTTCGCGGCCATCCCACGGGAGCTGGAGGAGGCCGCCTATATGGACGGCTGCGGGTCCTTCGCGGCCTTCCTCAGAGTCATGCTGCCGTCGGTGAGGCCGGGCCTGGTCACCGTGGGCCTGTTCACCTTCCTGGCGGCGTGGAACGACTTCATGGTCTCCCTGTACCTCTTGAGCACCGAGAAGGCGCCCCTGCCACTGGCTCTGGTGAACATGAGGCAGCAGACGATGGGCGTCATCGACTACGGCTCCACGACCGCCGGCGTCGTCGTCCTCACCCTGCCCGCCGTCGTTCTCTTCCTCGCCCTGCAGCGCTACTACATCCAGGGCTTCACCTCCGGCGCGGTGAAGGGACGAGTACTCGCATGA
- the arfA gene encoding arabinosylfuranosidase ArfA has protein sequence MSKATITADRDFTVGPVPRRLFGSFVEHMGRCVYSGIYEPGHPAADQNGFRRDVLKLVRELGVSVVRYPGGNFVSGYRWEDGVGPVAERPRRIDGAWHSIETNAFGLHEFAAWARQADVEVMEAVNLGTRGVEAARALVEYANHPGGTYLSDLRRRNGAPDPFGIKLWCLGNEMDGPWQIGHKTADEYGRLAAEAGKAMKLVDPSIELVACGSSNSGMPTFGTWERTVLGHAYDVVDNISLHAYYEEADGDVASFLATALDMDHFIESVVATADATRAAGKHDKRINLSFDEWNVWYTRRPGEDMPDAITERGGWHEHPRIIEDAYSVTDAVVVGTLLNSLLRHGDRVRIANLAQLVNVIAPIRSEEGGPAWRQSIFWPFAQMANRARGQILRLATSGDRFPTEKFGDADLVDATATWDEETGRLALFLANRGLTEDAEVSVTLRGLDAARVARAEVLTVPDGTDRYAVNDEQHPDRVRPRALDGVAVDGDTTRLTLPPLSWATMELDVSRA, from the coding sequence ATGTCCAAGGCCACGATCACCGCCGACCGCGACTTCACGGTCGGGCCGGTACCCCGACGTCTGTTCGGATCCTTCGTCGAGCACATGGGCCGGTGCGTCTACTCCGGCATCTACGAGCCCGGTCACCCGGCCGCCGACCAGAACGGCTTCCGGCGTGACGTGCTGAAGCTGGTGCGCGAGCTCGGCGTGTCGGTCGTGCGCTATCCCGGCGGCAATTTCGTCTCGGGATACCGGTGGGAGGACGGCGTGGGGCCGGTGGCCGAGCGTCCCCGTCGCATCGACGGGGCATGGCACAGTATCGAGACCAACGCCTTCGGGCTGCACGAGTTCGCGGCCTGGGCCCGGCAGGCCGATGTGGAGGTCATGGAAGCGGTCAACCTGGGCACCCGGGGGGTGGAGGCCGCCCGGGCTCTGGTGGAGTACGCGAACCATCCGGGGGGCACCTACCTGTCGGACCTGCGCCGGCGCAACGGTGCACCCGACCCCTTCGGCATCAAGCTCTGGTGCCTGGGCAATGAGATGGACGGCCCCTGGCAGATCGGCCACAAGACCGCCGACGAGTACGGCCGGCTGGCCGCCGAGGCCGGCAAGGCGATGAAGCTCGTGGATCCCTCGATCGAGCTGGTGGCGTGCGGGTCCTCGAACTCGGGGATGCCGACCTTCGGCACCTGGGAGCGCACCGTGCTCGGTCACGCATACGACGTCGTCGACAACATCTCGCTGCACGCCTACTACGAGGAGGCCGACGGGGATGTCGCCAGCTTCCTGGCCACCGCACTGGACATGGATCACTTCATCGAGTCGGTCGTCGCGACGGCCGATGCGACCCGCGCGGCCGGCAAGCACGACAAGCGGATCAACCTGTCCTTCGACGAGTGGAACGTCTGGTACACCAGACGGCCCGGGGAGGACATGCCCGACGCCATCACCGAGCGCGGCGGGTGGCACGAGCACCCCCGGATCATCGAGGACGCCTATTCCGTCACCGACGCGGTGGTGGTGGGCACCCTGCTCAACTCCCTGCTGCGCCACGGGGACCGGGTGAGGATCGCCAACCTGGCCCAGCTCGTCAACGTGATCGCCCCGATCCGCTCCGAGGAGGGCGGACCGGCCTGGCGCCAGTCGATCTTCTGGCCCTTCGCCCAGATGGCCAATCGCGCCAGGGGACAGATCCTCCGGCTGGCCACCTCCGGGGACCGCTTCCCGACCGAGAAGTTCGGGGACGCCGACCTGGTCGACGCCACCGCCACCTGGGACGAGGAGACCGGCCGCCTCGCCCTCTTCCTGGCCAACAGGGGCCTGACCGAGGACGCCGAGGTCTCGGTGACGCTGCGCGGCCTGGACGCCGCCCGGGTCGCCAGGGCCGAGGTGCTCACGGTCCCCGACGGCACCGACCGCTACGCCGTCAACGACGAGCAGCATCCCGACCGCGTCCGCCCGCGGGCCCTCGACGGGGTCGCGGTCGACGGGGACACCACCCGGCTGACGCTGCCCCCGCTGTCCTGGGCGACCATGGAACTCGACGTCTCGCGCGCCTGA
- a CDS encoding LacI family DNA-binding transcriptional regulator — MNERPPATTGTPGPGRATVRDVAARAGVSPKTVSNVITGKVYVRPETRRRVDAALAELDYVPNLSARGLRNGRSGVIALALPDLATPYSAEVAHHFVEAAHSRGWGVQIEETRGRPDREQKLVSRALSRLVDGLILNPVFPDELSLSADALLPPTVLIGEVLDLPFDQVRVDPETAAYDMTSHLIGLGHRRIALLGSPDRSTAFTATLRTQGYRRALVDAGLRTDPRLEIACDDWTPRGGAGAVDSFIDDLPLPDAIFCLTDSLALGAISALWRRGIRVPRGISVAGFDDIADGEFAAPPLTTVSFDKDEFAARALDRLAERITRASLPVRTIRVPHRIVARQSTAPRATTR, encoded by the coding sequence ATGAACGAACGCCCTCCCGCCACAACCGGTACGCCGGGCCCCGGCAGAGCAACGGTGAGGGACGTCGCCGCCCGGGCCGGGGTCTCCCCGAAGACCGTCTCGAATGTCATCACGGGGAAGGTCTATGTGCGCCCCGAGACCCGGCGTCGGGTCGACGCCGCCCTCGCCGAGCTGGACTATGTGCCGAATCTCAGCGCCAGGGGCCTGCGCAACGGCAGGTCCGGGGTTATCGCCCTGGCCCTTCCCGATCTGGCGACGCCGTACTCGGCGGAGGTGGCCCACCACTTCGTCGAGGCGGCCCACTCCCGCGGTTGGGGGGTTCAGATCGAGGAGACGCGTGGACGCCCGGACCGAGAGCAGAAACTGGTGTCCCGGGCCCTGTCCAGGCTCGTCGACGGGCTCATCCTCAACCCCGTCTTCCCCGACGAGTTGAGTCTGTCCGCCGACGCCCTCCTGCCGCCCACCGTCCTCATCGGGGAGGTGCTGGACCTGCCCTTCGACCAGGTGCGGGTCGACCCGGAGACGGCGGCCTACGACATGACCAGCCACCTCATCGGGCTGGGCCATCGACGCATCGCCCTGCTCGGCTCCCCGGACAGGTCGACGGCGTTCACGGCGACGCTGAGAACCCAGGGCTATCGCAGGGCCCTGGTGGATGCGGGGCTGCGGACCGATCCCCGCCTGGAGATCGCCTGCGATGACTGGACGCCGCGTGGAGGAGCCGGGGCCGTCGACTCGTTCATCGACGACCTCCCTCTACCGGACGCCATCTTCTGCCTCACCGACTCCCTGGCGCTGGGGGCCATCAGCGCCCTGTGGCGCCGAGGCATCCGGGTGCCCCGGGGGATCTCGGTCGCCGGCTTCGACGACATCGCCGACGGGGAGTTCGCGGCACCGCCTCTCACCACGGTGAGCTTCGACAAGGACGAGTTCGCCGCACGGGCGCTCGACCGCCTCGCCGAGCGGATCACCCGGGCCTCCTTGCCTGTCCGGACGATACGCGTGCCGCATCGGATCGTCGCCCGCCAGAGCACCGCTCCCCGCGCGACGACCCGATGA